The Gammaproteobacteria bacterium genome window below encodes:
- the atpB gene encoding F0F1 ATP synthase subunit A: protein MAGDTITSSEYIQHHLTNWTYGQHPDGHWGFAHNAQEATEMGFWAIHVDSMIWSIFLGAVFIYIFRRAGKSMTAGVPSGLQNFVEWVVDFVNENVRGSFNAKNDMVAPLALTIFFWVLLMNLMDLVPVDWIPHLAGMIGHSVFGVDPHHVYFKVVPTTDPNITFGMALAIFALMLYYSVKMKGLGGFLGELTLQPFGKWGMPANLLLEGISLISKPVSLALRLFGNLYAGEMIFILIALLYSGGIVWGTMGGLLQLGWAIFHILIIVLQAFIFMVLTIVYLDMAHQEHH from the coding sequence ATGGCCGGCGATACAATTACTTCTTCTGAATATATTCAGCACCACCTGACCAATTGGACCTATGGTCAGCACCCCGACGGTCATTGGGGATTTGCACATAATGCACAAGAAGCTACTGAAATGGGATTTTGGGCGATTCATGTGGATAGCATGATTTGGTCAATATTTTTAGGCGCAGTTTTCATCTATATTTTTCGTCGCGCAGGCAAATCTATGACGGCGGGGGTGCCAAGCGGCTTACAAAATTTTGTTGAATGGGTGGTCGATTTTGTAAATGAAAATGTCCGCGGTTCGTTTAATGCTAAAAACGACATGGTTGCACCGCTAGCGTTAACGATTTTCTTTTGGGTGTTGTTAATGAATTTGATGGATTTAGTTCCCGTGGATTGGATTCCACACTTGGCTGGCATGATTGGCCATTCTGTATTTGGAGTAGATCCACATCATGTGTATTTCAAAGTTGTGCCAACGACCGATCCGAACATCACCTTTGGCATGGCATTGGCTATCTTTGCTTTGATGCTTTACTACAGTGTAAAGATGAAAGGGCTCGGGGGATTTTTAGGCGAGCTTACATTACAGCCATTTGGTAAATGGGGTATGCCTGCAAATTTATTGCTTGAAGGCATCTCGTTAATTTCTAAGCCTGTGTCTTTAGCGCTGCGTTTATTTGGAAATTTATACGCTGGCGAAATGATTTTTATTCTGATCGCGCTGCTGTACAGCGGCGGCATTGTGTGGGGAACTATGGGCGGTTTGCTGCAGCTAGGCTGGGCAATTTTTCATATTTTGATCATCGTTCTACAGGCATTTATATTTATGGTGTTGACCATTGTTTATCTAGATATGGCACATCAAGAACATCATTAA
- a CDS encoding ParB/RepB/Spo0J family partition protein, translating into MIKKKRGLGSLGVDVLLSAAKTENAISNSDASYTSTDKSLQSLPIDMIHQSPYQPRQVMEPEALEALASSIRQQGVVQPIVVRKLGDGYELIAGERRWRASQQAGLQDIPAVIKDVNDQEAAAIAIIENLQREDLNPLEEAQAFANLIEKFGLTHQEVGEVVSRSRAAVSNSLRLLALAQPVKDMLNQGDLEMGHARALLALAEQQQSKCAQTIIQRQLSVRGAEAMVKQLLEGKGKKKTTAANHQDPDVSRMENNIADRLGARVSIQHSQNGSGRLQIRYTNLDEFEGIVDKLLGKSN; encoded by the coding sequence ATGATTAAGAAAAAACGCGGATTAGGATCCTTAGGTGTCGATGTATTACTGAGTGCGGCGAAAACTGAAAATGCAATTAGCAACAGTGATGCCAGTTACACCAGCACAGATAAGTCATTACAGAGTTTACCTATCGACATGATTCATCAAAGTCCGTATCAGCCACGGCAAGTTATGGAACCGGAAGCACTTGAAGCACTCGCGAGTTCCATTCGCCAACAAGGTGTGGTGCAGCCCATTGTTGTTCGCAAGTTGGGTGATGGTTATGAGCTAATTGCTGGCGAACGTCGTTGGCGTGCTTCACAACAAGCAGGTCTGCAAGATATTCCTGCAGTGATTAAAGACGTTAATGATCAAGAAGCTGCCGCTATAGCGATTATTGAAAATCTTCAGCGCGAAGATTTAAATCCTCTAGAAGAAGCTCAGGCATTTGCTAATTTAATCGAAAAATTTGGTCTTACTCATCAAGAGGTAGGCGAAGTGGTGAGTCGCTCGCGCGCTGCAGTGAGCAACAGCCTACGCTTATTGGCACTAGCACAGCCGGTCAAAGATATGCTCAACCAAGGTGACTTGGAGATGGGACATGCGCGTGCTTTATTAGCGCTTGCTGAACAGCAGCAAAGTAAATGCGCACAAACCATTATTCAGCGTCAGCTCTCAGTGCGTGGCGCAGAAGCTATGGTTAAGCAGTTGCTTGAGGGCAAGGGCAAAAAGAAAACCACTGCAGCTAACCATCAAGATCCAGATGTTTCGCGCATGGAAAACAACATAGCAGATCGACTAGGAGCTCGAGTATCCATTCAGCATAGTCAAAATGGTAGTGGACGACTGCAAATTAGATATACCAACCTTGATGAATTTGAGGGAATCGTTGATAAGCTACTAGGCAAATCAAATTAG
- a CDS encoding AAA family ATPase, giving the protein MTKTISVTNQKGGVGKTTTSVNLAASMAATNRRVLLIDLDPQGNATMGSGVDKRTIERTAAEVMLDEALVSECIVKGSKGGYDLLPGNEQLTVAEVKLLDVKGREFKLRKALQEVVDDYDYIFIDCPPSLNMLTVNGLVAANSVIIPTQCEYYALEGLSALTQTIERIRMSANPELKIEGLLRTMYDPRNNLANDVSAQLTSHFGESVYRTIIPRNVTLAEAPSHGLPVLLYDKRSRGALAYLALAGEMLRRDESRTAGDIPSALAS; this is encoded by the coding sequence ATGACAAAAACCATTTCAGTAACCAATCAAAAAGGCGGAGTAGGCAAGACCACGACCTCGGTAAACTTGGCAGCCTCAATGGCAGCGACCAATCGCCGCGTGTTATTAATTGACCTGGATCCTCAAGGCAATGCCACCATGGGTTCTGGTGTGGATAAACGCACCATCGAAAGGACTGCTGCAGAAGTCATGCTTGATGAAGCCTTGGTAAGCGAATGTATTGTGAAAGGTAGTAAAGGCGGTTATGACTTATTGCCAGGAAATGAGCAGCTAACCGTCGCGGAAGTTAAGTTATTAGATGTAAAAGGCAGAGAATTTAAATTACGCAAAGCATTACAAGAAGTGGTTGATGACTATGACTATATATTTATCGATTGCCCGCCTTCATTAAACATGCTTACTGTGAATGGCTTGGTGGCTGCGAACAGCGTAATAATTCCAACTCAGTGTGAATACTATGCCTTAGAAGGCCTATCCGCGCTCACGCAAACCATTGAACGTATACGCATGTCGGCCAATCCTGAATTAAAAATCGAAGGCCTGTTGCGCACCATGTATGACCCACGCAATAACTTAGCCAATGACGTATCGGCACAATTAACCTCACACTTTGGCGAAAGCGTGTATCGCACCATTATCCCTCGCAATGTCACATTGGCAGAAGCACCCAGTCATGGTTTGCCAGTATTACTCTATGACAAGCGCTCGCGTGGCGCATTGGCCTATTTAGCGTTAGCGGGTGAAATGCTACGTCGCGACGAAAGCCGTACCGCAGGCGACATACCGTCGGCTTTAGCGAGTTAA
- the mnmG gene encoding tRNA uridine-5-carboxymethylaminomethyl(34) synthesis enzyme MnmG has product MTVKHQQYDVIVIGGGHAGTEAALAAARMGAKTLLITHNIETIGQMSCNPAIGGIGKSHLVKEIDAMGGAMALAADHGGIQFRVLNSRKGPAVRATRAQADRALYKAAIRQLVENQANLQIFQQAVDDLIIQQDCIRGVVTQSDLTFLAKSVVLTTGTFLGGKIHIGNDNYAAGRAGDPPATTLANRLRELPLRVGRLKTGTPPRIDGRSIDYTQLEAQPGDVPTPVFSFMGSRALHPKQVNCFITYTNPSTHEIISNDLELSPMYNGNIDSTGPRYCPSIEDKVTRFADRNQHQIFIEPEGLQTHEVYPNGISTSLPFETQQKFVHSIKGFENAHITRPGYAIEYDYFDPRDLQPSLETKAIEGLFFAGQINGTTGYEEAAAQGLVAGVNAVRRAQEQDAWAPRRDQAYIGVMIDDLVTSGTIEPYRMFTSRAEFRLLLRQDNADLRLSETAHELGCLPAVQWQAFSEKREQLETQQQRLKSSYVQPGEVDVETEEEILGKKLKHEYSMYELLRRPEVNFENLKKLSTQDLSDIPAEVSEQLEIQAKYAGYIERQNVEVEKLTQQEEVKLPQDTNYRAITGLSNEAKQKLMDIKPHTIGQAARISGITPSTISLLLVHLKSKPARKSA; this is encoded by the coding sequence ATGACAGTTAAACATCAACAATATGACGTAATTGTAATTGGCGGCGGACACGCGGGCACCGAAGCTGCCTTAGCGGCTGCGCGTATGGGTGCGAAAACTTTGTTGATAACACATAACATAGAAACCATAGGCCAAATGAGTTGTAACCCTGCCATTGGCGGCATTGGTAAAAGTCATTTAGTGAAAGAAATAGATGCGATGGGGGGCGCTATGGCTTTAGCGGCCGATCACGGCGGTATTCAGTTTCGTGTGCTTAATTCTCGTAAGGGGCCTGCGGTGCGCGCAACACGTGCGCAAGCCGATCGCGCGCTTTATAAAGCTGCCATTCGCCAGCTAGTTGAGAATCAAGCTAACTTGCAAATATTTCAACAAGCAGTGGATGATTTAATTATTCAACAAGACTGTATTCGTGGTGTTGTTACACAAAGTGACCTGACCTTTTTAGCAAAGTCAGTGGTATTAACCACGGGCACTTTTTTGGGTGGTAAGATCCATATTGGTAATGATAATTATGCTGCCGGGCGCGCCGGTGATCCGCCTGCAACCACCTTAGCCAATCGATTGCGAGAACTTCCTTTACGCGTTGGCCGCTTAAAAACGGGCACGCCTCCACGTATTGATGGACGCAGCATTGACTACACACAACTCGAAGCACAGCCAGGCGATGTCCCAACACCCGTATTTTCATTTATGGGATCGCGTGCGCTACATCCCAAGCAGGTGAACTGTTTTATAACCTACACGAATCCCTCTACCCACGAAATTATCAGCAATGATCTAGAGTTATCGCCAATGTACAACGGCAACATTGATAGCACTGGGCCACGCTACTGTCCTTCTATTGAAGACAAAGTCACGCGATTTGCAGATCGCAATCAACACCAAATTTTTATTGAGCCAGAAGGGTTGCAAACTCACGAAGTGTATCCGAATGGCATTTCAACTAGCTTGCCATTTGAAACACAACAAAAATTTGTGCACTCCATTAAAGGATTTGAAAATGCACATATCACGCGACCGGGCTATGCGATTGAATATGATTATTTTGATCCCAGAGATTTGCAGCCAAGCTTAGAAACCAAGGCTATCGAGGGATTATTTTTTGCAGGGCAAATTAATGGCACTACCGGCTACGAAGAGGCTGCTGCACAAGGCTTGGTGGCAGGTGTCAACGCAGTGCGGCGCGCGCAAGAACAAGACGCTTGGGCACCACGCCGCGACCAAGCGTATATAGGTGTAATGATCGATGACTTGGTCACTAGTGGCACCATTGAACCCTACCGGATGTTTACCAGCCGTGCGGAGTTTCGTTTATTGCTGCGCCAAGATAATGCGGACCTGCGCTTAAGCGAAACCGCACATGAACTTGGTTGCTTGCCTGCAGTACAGTGGCAAGCGTTTAGCGAAAAACGTGAACAGCTTGAAACTCAGCAGCAGCGCTTAAAAAGCAGTTATGTTCAACCGGGCGAAGTGGATGTCGAAACGGAAGAAGAAATTCTGGGTAAAAAACTTAAGCATGAATACAGCATGTATGAATTATTACGCAGACCTGAAGTTAATTTCGAAAATTTAAAAAAACTTAGTACACAAGATTTAAGTGATATCCCTGCTGAAGTGAGTGAGCAACTAGAGATACAAGCAAAATATGCTGGTTACATTGAGCGTCAAAATGTAGAGGTCGAAAAACTTACACAGCAAGAAGAGGTTAAATTACCTCAAGATACAAACTATAGAGCGATAACCGGTTTATCGAATGAGGCTAAACAAAAACTCATGGATATTAAGCCACATACAATTGGTCAAGCTGCGAGAATATCTGGTATCACTCCCTCAACCATTTCATTGCTATTGGTGCACTTAAAGTCTAAGCCTGCGCGTAAAAGTGCATAA
- the mnmE gene encoding tRNA uridine-5-carboxymethylaminomethyl(34) synthesis GTPase MnmE, with product MTQKELICALATPAGKGALAIVRLSGKNAHVIAKQITHKSLAPRQASYTNFYNRDDVVLDQGLAIYFQTPASFTGEDVIEFHCHGNPLLADLLLEALCALGARLATPGEFSLRAFLNNKIDLAQAEAIADLINSTTEQAARTATRSMQGAFSQRVQDVLTQLTQMRMHIEADLDFPDEEIDRQQNEQLVPQLTKLKYFLNELLQQAKLGERLQTGATIAIAGKPNAGKSSLLNVLAQSEAAIVTEIPGTTRDPLSADIEIQGIAVRLIDTAGLRETQDIVEAKGIERTQQALAQADIVLWLTDVSNEDSQSVPSDMDTAKIFYVHNKVDLSTEKKYNDNENIYISAKTQTGIDELLQQLGEHLIGDNNIQEQGDTPFLARGRHVVALQQAQGNIHSAQQRLSNSQELELAAEDLRLAQQNLGEITGEFTPDDLLGKIFSEFCIGK from the coding sequence ATTACACAAAAAGAATTGATCTGTGCGCTTGCCACTCCAGCTGGCAAAGGGGCGTTGGCAATTGTGCGCTTGTCCGGGAAAAATGCGCATGTCATAGCTAAACAAATTACACATAAATCATTAGCTCCTCGCCAAGCCAGCTATACAAATTTTTATAACCGTGACGATGTAGTTCTAGACCAAGGGTTAGCAATCTATTTCCAAACACCGGCATCATTTACCGGCGAAGATGTAATTGAATTTCATTGCCACGGTAATCCATTACTAGCAGACTTATTGCTCGAAGCTCTTTGCGCTCTAGGAGCACGTTTAGCTACACCTGGCGAATTTAGTTTAAGAGCATTTTTAAATAACAAAATTGATTTAGCTCAAGCAGAAGCAATTGCGGATTTAATTAACAGCACTACGGAACAAGCTGCTCGTACTGCAACCCGATCTATGCAAGGCGCATTTTCTCAGCGCGTACAAGATGTACTCACGCAATTAACACAGATGCGCATGCATATTGAAGCGGACCTAGACTTTCCAGACGAAGAAATTGATCGACAACAAAACGAACAACTTGTGCCGCAATTGACGAAGTTAAAATACTTTTTGAATGAATTACTGCAACAAGCAAAATTGGGCGAGCGTTTACAAACCGGAGCTACCATTGCAATTGCTGGCAAGCCTAATGCGGGAAAATCGAGCTTGCTAAATGTGTTGGCTCAAAGTGAGGCGGCCATCGTAACTGAGATTCCAGGAACCACACGCGACCCACTTAGCGCGGATATCGAAATTCAAGGCATTGCAGTACGCTTAATTGATACTGCGGGTCTGCGTGAAACGCAAGATATAGTCGAAGCAAAAGGTATTGAACGCACACAACAAGCACTCGCACAAGCCGATATTGTTTTGTGGCTCACTGATGTGAGTAATGAAGATTCTCAATCCGTACCAAGCGACATGGATACTGCAAAGATTTTCTATGTGCACAATAAAGTTGATTTGAGTACAGAGAAAAAATACAACGATAATGAAAATATATATATTTCAGCAAAAACACAGACGGGAATTGATGAATTACTACAACAACTAGGCGAACACTTGATTGGCGACAACAATATTCAAGAACAGGGCGATACCCCTTTTTTAGCAAGAGGTCGACATGTGGTTGCCTTGCAGCAAGCACAAGGGAATATACATTCTGCTCAACAGCGCTTATCCAACAGCCAAGAGCTTGAACTAGCCGCAGAAGATTTACGTTTAGCCCAACAGAATTTAGGGGAAATAACCGGAGAATTCACACCTGATGATTTGCTCGGCAAGATTTTTAGCGAGTTCTGTATAGGGAAATGA
- the yidC gene encoding membrane protein insertase YidC has protein sequence MENQRFFLYIALAFLLYIIWLTWQQEQAPAPVAQQDSTLQQNTDTGNENSFENSDDLPDALDSKQITNTASNVVDKSVTQSKSQKVHVRTDVLDVIIDTRGGDIRQIDLPTYPVSLKEQDEAFRLMFSNNRTYIAQSGLRHDKINGQSVSGAAPTHHEVYRAEQTEYLLDEGRDELEVKLLWSGENGISVEKIFTFYRDSFVFDVKHRVMNQGDTSWAGRQYQQLRHSPISEKRSWLRLPTYTGTAYFDGAYHKHKFSDVEDEPINMQVDGGWVAVLQHYFVSAWIPEAEEQNRFYSKAVTAAGENQLLIGMLSSAQTVAPNSSAEFNRRLYAGPKIQNDMKQIAMGLDLSVDYGMFSILSKPLFWLLQWFHNLVGNWGLSIILVTVVVKLIFYKLSETSYKSMARMRKLQPRIKALQERFADDKQKLGQATWDLYRKEKVNPAKGCLPILIQMPVFLALYWVLIESVELRQAPFMFWIHDLSIRDPIFVLPFLMGISMFIQFKLNPAPPDPMQAKIFAMMPIMMTIFMAFFPAGLVLYWLVNNILSIIQQYVITKRIEKETN, from the coding sequence ATGGAAAACCAAAGATTCTTTTTATATATAGCGCTCGCTTTTTTGCTTTATATCATATGGTTAACCTGGCAACAGGAGCAGGCACCCGCGCCTGTAGCACAACAAGATTCAACTCTGCAGCAAAACACAGATACGGGTAACGAAAATAGTTTTGAAAATTCTGACGATTTGCCTGACGCACTAGATTCAAAACAAATAACGAATACGGCATCTAATGTTGTAGATAAATCCGTAACGCAAAGCAAAAGCCAAAAGGTGCATGTACGTACCGATGTGTTAGATGTAATTATTGATACTCGAGGCGGCGATATACGACAAATTGATTTGCCAACCTATCCGGTGTCTTTAAAAGAACAAGACGAAGCATTTCGTTTAATGTTTAGTAATAACCGTACCTACATTGCGCAATCAGGGCTACGCCATGACAAAATTAATGGCCAATCAGTTAGCGGCGCCGCACCTACGCACCATGAAGTTTATCGCGCGGAGCAAACAGAATATTTGTTGGATGAAGGCAGAGACGAACTTGAAGTTAAATTGTTATGGAGTGGCGAGAACGGCATTAGTGTAGAAAAAATATTTACTTTCTACCGCGACTCTTTTGTATTTGACGTTAAGCACCGAGTAATGAATCAAGGCGACACAAGTTGGGCGGGTCGACAGTATCAACAATTGCGTCATAGCCCTATTTCTGAAAAACGTAGTTGGTTGCGTTTACCGACCTATACAGGAACTGCGTATTTTGATGGCGCATATCATAAGCATAAATTTAGTGACGTAGAAGACGAACCTATCAACATGCAGGTAGACGGTGGCTGGGTTGCGGTATTGCAGCACTATTTTGTTTCAGCGTGGATTCCTGAAGCAGAAGAACAAAATCGTTTTTACAGTAAGGCGGTAACCGCTGCTGGTGAAAACCAGTTATTAATTGGTATGTTATCTAGTGCACAAACGGTAGCGCCAAATAGTAGTGCCGAATTTAATCGGCGTTTATATGCTGGCCCTAAAATTCAAAACGATATGAAACAGATCGCGATGGGCTTAGATCTAAGTGTCGATTATGGGATGTTTTCAATTCTTTCCAAACCTTTGTTCTGGTTGCTGCAATGGTTTCACAATCTGGTAGGCAATTGGGGTTTGTCAATTATTCTGGTTACCGTTGTGGTTAAACTTATTTTTTATAAGTTATCTGAAACCAGCTATAAGTCTATGGCACGCATGCGCAAGCTACAGCCGAGAATAAAGGCCTTACAAGAACGTTTTGCTGACGATAAGCAAAAGCTTGGACAGGCCACATGGGATTTATATCGAAAAGAAAAGGTTAACCCTGCCAAGGGTTGTTTACCTATTCTTATTCAAATGCCGGTGTTCTTGGCGTTGTATTGGGTATTAATCGAAAGTGTTGAGTTGAGACAAGCACCGTTCATGTTTTGGATACACGATCTTTCGATACGTGACCCCATTTTTGTATTGCCATTCTTGATGGGTATTAGCATGTTTATCCAGTTCAAATTAAACCCTGCGCCACCGGACCCTATGCAGGCAAAAATATTTGCCATGATGCCTATTATGATGACGATCTTTATGGCATTTTTCCCAGCAGGATTAGTTTTGTACTGGTTGGTAAATAACATTCTGTCGATAATTCAACAGTATGTAATTACCAAACGAATAGAAAAAGAAACAAATTAA
- the yidD gene encoding membrane protein insertion efficiency factor YidD, with the protein MRAVISKLPINLIKAYRFVLSPWLGQQCRFHPTCSQYALQAVEQHGPYRGSWLAAKRLASCHPWHAGGIDPVPENHANK; encoded by the coding sequence ATGCGTGCAGTTATCAGCAAATTACCAATCAATTTGATTAAGGCTTATCGCTTTGTGCTCAGCCCTTGGTTAGGACAACAATGTAGATTTCACCCAACTTGTTCGCAATATGCATTGCAAGCTGTTGAGCAACATGGGCCTTACCGAGGCAGTTGGTTAGCAGCGAAACGTCTTGCATCATGTCATCCATGGCATGCAGGCGGCATTGATCCAGTACCCGAAAATCACGCGAACAAATAA
- the rnpA gene encoding ribonuclease P protein component, giving the protein MPREDFSFTHQDRLLDASQFTRVFDQATKSSSEFFTILSRENTEDQPRLGIVVAKRRAKRSVDRNIIKRIIRESFRLSKAKLPTNDFIVILKRPIKTIKRSNLRLQMESLWKQY; this is encoded by the coding sequence TTGCCTAGAGAAGATTTTTCGTTTACGCATCAAGACCGACTGCTAGACGCAAGTCAATTTACAAGAGTCTTTGATCAGGCAACGAAATCGAGCAGTGAGTTTTTTACCATACTGTCGAGAGAAAATACCGAAGACCAACCACGTTTAGGTATAGTGGTCGCTAAACGAAGAGCTAAACGTTCAGTTGATAGAAATATAATAAAAAGAATTATTCGCGAGAGCTTTCGTTTGAGTAAAGCAAAACTACCAACTAATGATTTCATTGTGATTTTAAAGCGCCCAATCAAGACTATTAAGCGCTCAAACCTTAGGTTGCAAATGGAATCGCTCTGGAAGCAATACTAA
- the rpmH gene encoding 50S ribosomal protein L34 gives MKRTYQPSNLKRARTHGFRARMKTKGGRAVINARRARGRARLSVTHT, from the coding sequence ATGAAACGTACATATCAACCTAGCAATTTAAAGCGCGCACGCACGCACGGATTTAGGGCAAGAATGAAAACGAAAGGCGGCCGCGCAGTAATTAATGCACGCCGAGCTCGTGGACGCGCACGTCTGTCTGTAACACACACATAA
- the dnaA gene encoding chromosomal replication initiator protein DnaA, whose product MTSILWKSCIHKLESELTEQQLNTWIRPLHAIEENGGLTLLAPNRFVLDWVQDNFLSRIDELAGTSNSASTRPVALEIGSSDRAAQTSSANAETDEKNQAAQAVSATSAKLQNFNHNLNPNFTFDTFVEGKSNQLPKAAALQVAGHPGTAYNPLLIYGGVGLGKTHLLHAIGNQMLVQNPNAKILYLHSERFVADMVKALQHNAISEFKRFYRTVDALLIDDIQFFAGKERSQEEFFHTFNTLLEIQSQVILTCDRYPKEVEGLDERLKSRFGWGLTQAIEPPELETRVAIMQRKAELMNVDLPSEVAFFIGKRIRSNIRELEGALRRVIANAQFTGSAITLDFAKEALHDLLALQDKLATIDNIQKTVAEYFKIRVSDLLSARRSRSITRPRQIAMSLAKELTNHSLPEIGDAFGGRDHTTVLHACRKVASLREGDTRINDDYINLLRSLSS is encoded by the coding sequence GTGACTAGTATTCTCTGGAAATCATGTATTCATAAGCTTGAATCCGAATTAACCGAACAACAACTTAATACCTGGATCCGCCCCTTACACGCCATCGAAGAAAATGGTGGGCTCACACTGTTGGCGCCCAACCGTTTTGTGTTGGATTGGGTGCAAGACAATTTTCTATCGCGGATTGATGAGTTAGCGGGAACTAGCAATAGTGCGTCAACTCGTCCGGTAGCGTTAGAAATTGGTAGCAGTGATCGAGCAGCACAAACAAGCTCAGCAAATGCAGAAACAGATGAAAAAAATCAAGCTGCCCAAGCCGTAAGCGCAACTTCGGCTAAATTACAAAATTTCAACCATAACCTAAATCCAAATTTCACCTTTGATACCTTTGTAGAAGGCAAATCTAATCAGCTACCCAAAGCTGCTGCTTTGCAAGTGGCTGGCCATCCAGGAACCGCTTATAACCCATTACTAATTTATGGCGGTGTTGGTTTAGGTAAGACGCACCTTTTACACGCGATCGGTAACCAAATGCTGGTGCAAAACCCTAACGCGAAAATTTTATATTTACACTCAGAGCGTTTCGTGGCTGATATGGTAAAAGCACTACAACACAACGCCATCAGTGAATTTAAGCGTTTTTATCGCACGGTCGATGCTTTGCTGATTGATGATATTCAATTCTTCGCCGGCAAAGAGCGTTCACAAGAAGAGTTTTTTCATACCTTCAACACGCTGCTCGAAATTCAGAGCCAGGTGATTTTAACTTGTGACCGCTATCCAAAAGAAGTTGAGGGACTAGATGAAAGATTAAAGTCTCGTTTTGGCTGGGGGCTAACCCAAGCAATTGAGCCGCCAGAACTTGAAACACGCGTAGCGATTATGCAGCGCAAGGCAGAGCTGATGAATGTTGACTTACCTAGTGAAGTAGCATTTTTTATTGGTAAGCGAATACGTTCAAATATTCGTGAACTTGAAGGTGCGCTACGCAGGGTCATCGCTAACGCCCAGTTTACGGGCTCAGCGATAACACTCGATTTTGCGAAAGAGGCCTTGCATGACTTGTTAGCCTTACAAGATAAATTGGCCACTATCGATAATATTCAGAAAACCGTGGCGGAATACTTCAAAATTCGTGTATCTGACCTTCTTTCTGCGCGTCGCAGCCGCTCCATTACTAGACCAAGACAAATTGCGATGTCGCTAGCAAAAGAATTAACCAACCATAGTCTGCCTGAAATCGGAGACGCTTTCGGCGGTAGAGACCACACCACGGTATTACATGCTTGCAGGAAAGTGGCTAGCTTACGTGAGGGTGATACGAGAATTAACGACGACTATATTAATTTACTTAGAAGCCTAAGCAGTTAA